TCCAGAATTAGCGCTGATGATTGGCGATGAGCCTGTATCTCGCGGAGAAGCTACAAAAAAAATCTGGAAATACATTAAGGATAACAATCTACAGTCTGCAGAGAATAAAAAATTGTTAATTCCTGATGATAAATTCAAAGCGGTTATTGGGCCTGAACCTGTTGATATGTTTCAGTTACCAAAACTATTAAGTCAGCACTTGTTTAAAGCTGGTTGATCCCGACATTCATCATCTGCTTCTTCATAATCATCGATAAGCTGGTATACTTCTTGAGATGAGATAGCCTTAGATAAAGCAGAGCGCAAGAAACGTACCTTAGCAGCAGATATTAAATAGTGCCCGCATAGTTTACGTGTTTCAGTAAGAAATTTCGCTTCGCTTTGATAGTATTCCTCTACCCAGTGCAAATGCTGAAGAAAAGCTTGCTTTCTCATGGAAAAAGGAACTGTCTGATACGTTCCCGTAGCAAGATAGTCTTCTACTTGTTTGACTATCCAAGGAGCTCCCATGGTGCCACGAGCAATAAGCACGCCGTCACATCCTGTAGTTTCTAACATATGTTTAGCGGCCTCAGGAGAAAAAACATCTCCGTTACCAAAGACAGGAAAATCCTTCCCTGCCTCTGCCTTTGCCCGTGTTATGTAATCAAGGTTACTCGGACCAACATAGCCCTGAGCTCGCGTTCTTCCATGAACAAAAACAGCGCTGGCTCCTGCCTCTTTTATAACGCGTACGGTTTCCTCGACATTGATAGTATTCCCATCCCATCCTGAACGTATTTTTACAGTAACAGGGACGGAAACTGCCTCTACGATCTTTTCTAAGACCTTACCGATAAGTTGTGGGGACTTTAACAATCCTGAGCCACTGCCATCTTTTGTAATTCTATCGGTCGGGCAGCCACAATTCAAATCTATTAAATCAAAACCCAAGCCTTCTAGTACTTTAGCAGCTTCACCGGCCATTTCTGGTTTACTACCGCAGAGCTGCCCCCCTATAGGGCGCATCTCTTCAGAATAGTCTAATAGCTTCAACGTACGTGCTGGACAGTAGTGTAAACCTTCGATCTTCACCATTTCGCAAAACATTAAAGCCGGGCTGTAAAGTGAGGACATTCTCCTATAGGGATAATCTGAAAAACCTGCCAAGGGGGCGTAGACTATAGGAGATTTTAGTAAAATATTTCTTATATATACTGAAGAAGCCATGGAGACTGGAAAATATTAAGAACAACAAACTTTAGAGTTCGTATCACAATAAAAGGGACAGCTTCCAAGCAGAAAAGAGCAATCAGAGGGCTTATATCAATAAAGCCGATACGAGGAATAAATCTTCTAAATATGGCGAGGTAAGGGTCTACAAACCTATTTACGTACTGATACCATTTTGTATTGTGGCACTCGGGAACCCAAGAGGCCAAAATATACACCAAAATTAAAAAACTATAAACATTAATAGCTGTTCTCAAAAAATAAGATACCATTTCTTTTCCCTTTATAAACAATTAATATGTGTTTTTCTTGAAAAACAGCCATTTATTCTTTAAAATGGTTATCTTTATTTTTTAAGAACACCGTACTATGGATTTTAAACTGCCCATATACCACATCGGGGTAACCCAAGATGCAAATAATACTATTAAAATAGCAATTTTGCAGAAAACATGTAAAGGGTGGATAGTTTCTCACTGTGAACACATCTCTGAAGATCACGAGTGGCGCATTCCCAAAAAATACTTATCGGCATCCATAACCTTCTCCTTACGGGGAACCGATAGCTTGATTAGAAGCACCCTTTCGCCTCTAAAAAATAAAAAAAATATTTTAAAAATAGCTCTAACTGATTTAGAAACTAATGCCGCATTTCCTTGGAACTCCTTAATAGTTGCCCCTAAGCTAGGGAAAAAAGGAGATAATGGCGAAACTCCTGTAACACTGTGGATCACACAAAAGGCTACCATAGAGCAAGAGGTCGCTCTTTTGCATCAAGCTCGGGTGTTCCCAGATACACTGTCTTGCCAGCCTGCTGATATTTTTTTCCTTGCTCAGCAAACGCCTTTAAAAGCTCTACCTGCGTATTTTCTAGTTTACACGGGATCTTCTGAAACTACATGCCTGTTTGTCCAAGATGGGTCTGTTTTAGTGTCTCGCTCCTTTTGTAATTCCCCCAAAAAAAATATTGAAGATATTCAAACTACTCTAGAGTACGTGAAGGATACCTATCCTACGGTCGCACTATCCGCAATTCACACGGTTCAGCTTCCTGCAGCATTAAAAAAATCTTTAGAACAAAAAGTTTCTTTACCCCTGATCTCCTGCCAGACAATGACCTTCGGTCTTGAAGAGGAGGAATGGGCTAACTATGGCGATGCGATTACTACAGCGTATCATGGAACTTCTAAACAAACGTTATCATTCCCTTATAATCCGGTTTTTAGCAGTTCAGAATCTCAGAAACATTGGTTGAAACGCTCCTCATTTCTCATTGGGAAATTAGCGTTACTATCCACACTAATTGTGGGGATAGGCTCTACTATTAAACTAGCCTCTCTTTCTCATCGAGTTCGAGAGCACTTTGCTTTAGTGTGTCCTGAAAACACAAAAATCCCGAAGTCGTTACGCGGTGTAGAAGAAGCTCTGCTTACTACTATTTCCTCGCATGTACATACGGATTACCCTTATCTGCCGACTATTCCAACAAGCAAAGAAACCATGCAGTTTCTTTCAGCTTTAGCAGAGACCCTACCTTCTGTAAAACTTTCCTATTTCTGTTATTCTCTAGAATCTTTTCCTTCAAAACAGACGCCTGATCTCCCTTATCGAGCAAATATTTCCGTAAAAGGCGAGGGAAATCCCGAAGAAATATCCAAATTTCTCCAAAGAATATCCTTGCATCCGAAGCTATCCAATATCACCAAAACAACGTGTGGTAGCCAATCCTTCGATTTGCAATTTACTATCGTCTCCCAGGAAGTCTTATGAAAAAATGGTCTTTAGTTTGCGCTCTTATAGCTTTAAGTTTGGTTAGTTGTCTTCCTGTTGTTGGTATTGTGTATAAGCATGTTCAAACAACGAAACGGTGGGAAGTACTAAATTCTCATATACTTACTTTAAAAGTTATGAAAGACCAATCAGATCTTATTGTAAAAACGAATGAGCGGGTCAAAAAACAGCATAAAAACGTGCAGCCGCATGAGCTGCTACAAGCAAGTAAACAGATTCGATTGCTGGGTGAAGAGCAGGATCGCCTAGCAGCCCTTAAAGACAACTCTTTAATCTCTCAAAGTAAAGAAGTTTGGGCGAGGAAGCAAATGTTTCTCTCATCAAAAAATCAAGTGGCATGGTCTATAGCACAAATCTCTGATGATTTGATGTCGATACGCCTGAGCCATCCCATAGAAGCTGATAACAGCAATATTGAAGAACTTTTTTATTTATTTGATCCCAAGAACTCCAACGCTCCTCTAGCATTCTTCATCCGTTGGGAAATGACAAAACTTACCACACCATTAAGTAATCAGGTGTGGTCTATAAACGCTGAGGCTATAAGTCGATGGTTATAAGAAAATGTTTTTACTTTCTTATTCTATGTTTTGCCAGTACGGCGCCTTTACAGGCTGCTGGAACATATGAGAAGCTAACTCTAACAGGTATCAATATTATTGATAGAAATGGATTGTCGGAGACAATTTGCTCTAAGGAAAAACTTAAAAAGTATTCCAAAGTAGACTTTCTCTCTCCTCAGCCCTACCAAAAAGTTATGCGTATGTA
This window of the Chlamydia sp. BM-2023 genome carries:
- the dusB gene encoding tRNA dihydrouridine synthase DusB, which codes for MASSVYIRNILLKSPIVYAPLAGFSDYPYRRMSSLYSPALMFCEMVKIEGLHYCPARTLKLLDYSEEMRPIGGQLCGSKPEMAGEAAKVLEGLGFDLIDLNCGCPTDRITKDGSGSGLLKSPQLIGKVLEKIVEAVSVPVTVKIRSGWDGNTINVEETVRVIKEAGASAVFVHGRTRAQGYVGPSNLDYITRAKAEAGKDFPVFGNGDVFSPEAAKHMLETTGCDGVLIARGTMGAPWIVKQVEDYLATGTYQTVPFSMRKQAFLQHLHWVEEYYQSEAKFLTETRKLCGHYLISAAKVRFLRSALSKAISSQEVYQLIDDYEEADDECRDQPALNKC
- a CDS encoding YggT family protein, producing the protein MVSYFLRTAINVYSFLILVYILASWVPECHNTKWYQYVNRFVDPYLAIFRRFIPRIGFIDISPLIALFCLEAVPFIVIRTLKFVVLNIFQSPWLLQYI